The following are encoded together in the Variovorax sp. PBS-H4 genome:
- a CDS encoding histone deacetylase family protein, translating to MRAFYSGHFVLPLPPGHRFPIGRYVLLREQMERHLPEVEMLEAPRASDGELALAHTPQWIAAITDGSVDALAMREIGFPWSEAMVERSRRSTGATIAACRAALEGGVAGNMAGGTHHAGPDRGGGFCVFNDAAVAARLMQAEQGRRGRVALKVAVIDLDVHQGNGTARIFREDPSVFTLSIHGQKNFPFRKELSDLDVELPDGCGDAEYLTALEHALDELDGRFSPGLVIYLAGADPFERDRLGRLKLSFDGLEARDRRVFDFAWQRRIPLAFAMAGGYANDIAETVQVQLGTFRAALDYWRRWQNAAAKDTP from the coding sequence ATGCGTGCGTTTTATTCGGGGCACTTCGTCTTGCCGCTGCCGCCCGGGCACCGGTTTCCAATCGGCCGCTACGTGCTGCTTCGCGAGCAGATGGAACGGCACCTTCCCGAGGTCGAGATGCTCGAGGCGCCACGTGCCAGCGATGGCGAACTTGCGTTGGCCCACACGCCGCAATGGATTGCCGCCATTACTGACGGCAGCGTGGATGCTCTGGCCATGCGCGAGATCGGCTTTCCGTGGAGCGAAGCCATGGTGGAGCGTTCGCGCCGCTCGACGGGCGCCACCATCGCCGCCTGTCGTGCCGCCCTCGAAGGGGGCGTGGCCGGCAACATGGCCGGCGGCACTCACCATGCCGGTCCCGACCGAGGCGGGGGCTTCTGCGTCTTCAACGATGCCGCTGTGGCGGCGCGCCTGATGCAGGCGGAGCAGGGTCGTCGCGGCCGCGTGGCATTGAAGGTCGCAGTGATCGACCTCGATGTTCATCAGGGCAACGGAACCGCTCGCATTTTTCGCGAGGACCCAAGCGTGTTCACGCTCTCGATCCACGGGCAGAAGAACTTTCCGTTTCGCAAGGAGCTGAGCGACCTCGATGTCGAACTGCCTGACGGGTGTGGTGATGCCGAGTACCTGACGGCGCTCGAGCATGCGCTCGACGAACTCGACGGTCGCTTTTCGCCCGGGCTGGTTATCTACCTGGCGGGCGCAGACCCTTTCGAGCGCGACCGGCTCGGGCGCCTCAAACTGAGCTTCGATGGCCTGGAGGCGCGCGACAGGCGCGTGTTCGACTTTGCCTGGCAGCGCCGGATCCCTCTCGCGTTTGCGATGGCCGGTGGCTATGCCAACGACATCGCCGAGACGGTGCAGGTCCAACTCGGCACCTTCCGCGCGGCCCTGGATTATTGGCGCCGATGGCAGAATGCCGCGGCAAAAGACACCCCCTGA